A stretch of Desulfotalea psychrophila LSv54 DNA encodes these proteins:
- a CDS encoding RidA family protein: MAVQQRKVISTKDAPNALGPYSQAVKTDSMVFVSGQLGLDPVTGEIVAGDVQTETRQVMTNLGAILSAAGSNFELVVKATVFVANLTDFAKINAVYAEFFGEEAPARACVEVAHLPKNARVEIDLIALV; the protein is encoded by the coding sequence ATGGCTGTTCAACAACGTAAAGTTATCAGTACTAAAGATGCACCCAATGCCCTCGGTCCATATTCGCAGGCAGTGAAAACCGATTCCATGGTTTTTGTTTCGGGGCAGCTGGGCCTTGATCCGGTAACGGGAGAGATTGTAGCAGGTGATGTCCAGACAGAAACACGCCAGGTAATGACCAACCTCGGGGCAATACTCTCGGCTGCGGGAAGCAACTTTGAGTTAGTGGTAAAAGCCACTGTCTTTGTTGCAAACCTCACTGATTTCGCCAAGATCAATGCAGTTTACGCAGAGTTTTTTGGCGAAGAGGCACCTGCCAGAGCCTGTGTTGAGGTTGCCCACCTGCCCAAGAATGCCCGGGTTGAAATTGACCTTATTGCCCTTGTCTAA
- a CDS encoding arsenate reductase ArsC, whose protein sequence is MKILFLCTGNSCRSQMAEGWTRYLHPEIFTVYSAGVEIHGMNPHAVQVMGEAGIDISGQRSQHLDDFSALEIDYVITVCSNAQESCPIFPRATKTLHVGFDDPPAMARELAAAGAGAEVQLDCYRRVRDQIGEFVRTLPERLSA, encoded by the coding sequence ATGAAAATACTTTTTCTTTGCACAGGAAACTCCTGTAGAAGCCAGATGGCCGAGGGCTGGACCCGTTATCTTCATCCTGAAATATTCACCGTCTATTCGGCAGGAGTTGAAATTCATGGCATGAACCCCCACGCCGTTCAGGTAATGGGGGAGGCAGGTATTGATATCAGTGGTCAGAGGTCTCAGCACCTCGATGATTTTTCTGCTCTGGAAATTGATTATGTCATCACCGTCTGTAGTAACGCTCAGGAGAGTTGCCCTATCTTTCCCCGAGCTACCAAGACCCTGCATGTGGGCTTTGATGATCCTCCCGCCATGGCTCGTGAACTGGCAGCAGCCGGTGCCGGTGCGGAGGTACAGCTGGACTGTTACCGCCGGGTCCGGGATCAGATAGGCGAGTTTGTCCGCACCCTGCCAGAGAGGCTCTCCGCATAG
- the pstB gene encoding phosphate ABC transporter ATP-binding protein PstB has protein sequence MQLRLDTNGELSETSQQTVGVPFVENARMTCRKVDVHYGEKCAIKNISIDVGRNEVLAMIGPSGCGKSTFLRCLNRMNDSLASCRVSGDITLDGVNIYAPTVDVVPLRAQVGMVFQKPNPFPKSIFDNVSYGPRIHGLATGKADLSEIVESSLIKAGLWDEVKDRLHESGTSLSGGQQQRLCIARAIAVSPEVILMDEPCSALDPIATAKVEELIAELSTQYSIVIVTHAMQQASRVSQRTAYFHMGSLVEVGATEKIFTNPGHQLTEDYITGRFG, from the coding sequence ATGCAACTCAGATTAGATACAAACGGAGAACTCTCCGAAACCTCCCAGCAGACCGTGGGCGTCCCCTTTGTTGAAAATGCCCGGATGACATGTCGTAAGGTCGACGTTCATTATGGCGAAAAATGTGCTATCAAAAACATTTCCATAGACGTTGGTCGCAACGAGGTGCTGGCCATGATTGGCCCCTCAGGCTGCGGCAAATCTACCTTTCTTCGCTGCTTAAACCGAATGAACGACAGCCTTGCCAGTTGTCGGGTGAGCGGCGATATCACTCTTGATGGGGTGAATATTTATGCTCCCACAGTGGATGTGGTTCCTCTGCGGGCCCAGGTGGGCATGGTCTTTCAAAAGCCCAATCCCTTCCCAAAATCTATCTTTGACAATGTTTCCTACGGACCCCGGATTCATGGCCTTGCCACCGGCAAGGCTGACCTCTCTGAAATAGTGGAGAGTTCTCTAATTAAGGCAGGCCTTTGGGATGAGGTGAAGGATCGACTTCATGAATCGGGTACAAGTCTGTCGGGTGGCCAGCAACAACGCCTCTGTATTGCCCGGGCCATTGCTGTCAGCCCCGAAGTTATCCTAATGGATGAGCCCTGTTCAGCTCTGGATCCCATCGCCACAGCCAAAGTAGAGGAGCTGATTGCCGAGCTAAGCACTCAGTACTCTATTGTTATTGTGACCCATGCCATGCAACAGGCCTCCCGGGTCTCACAAAGAACTGCATACTTTCATATGGGTTCTCTGGTGGAGGTAGGAGCAACGGAGAAGATCTTTACCAATCCAGGTCATCAACTGACAGAGGATTACATTACCGGCAGATTCGGTTAA
- a CDS encoding PstS family phosphate ABC transporter substrate-binding protein, translated as MKVKTVLLGCTISLLAAGTALAARDYISVVGSSTVYPFATVVAEQFGKTTNFATPKIESTGSGGGFKLFCSGLGVNYPDITNASRAIKSSEFNQCQANGVGDIVEVKIGYDGIVLANSKERAPLKLSRKEIFMALAMQVPDPQDPTKMIANPYKTWRDVNPQLPATQIEVLGPPPTSGTRDAFVELAMESGAKQFDSIKALKKADKKAYKKICHTIREDGAYIEAGENDNLIVQKLQANPAAVGIFGFSFLEQNADLVQGSFIEGMEPTFEAIADGSYPVSRPLFFYVKKAHVDVIPGMKGFLAEFTSEKAWGDEGYLADKGMIPMPEAERAEYAQAVKELKTLKK; from the coding sequence ATGAAGGTAAAAACTGTTTTATTAGGCTGTACCATATCCTTACTGGCTGCGGGAACAGCCCTTGCGGCCCGTGATTATATTTCCGTTGTCGGCTCTTCAACGGTCTACCCTTTTGCGACGGTGGTTGCAGAGCAGTTTGGTAAAACGACGAATTTTGCCACTCCCAAAATTGAGTCCACAGGATCGGGTGGTGGTTTTAAACTCTTCTGCAGCGGTCTCGGGGTTAACTATCCTGATATCACCAACGCCTCCCGGGCGATCAAATCTTCTGAATTTAATCAGTGCCAGGCCAACGGGGTAGGAGACATTGTCGAGGTAAAGATAGGTTATGATGGAATCGTTCTGGCCAACTCTAAGGAGAGAGCTCCACTCAAGCTGAGCAGAAAGGAAATTTTCATGGCCCTGGCCATGCAGGTACCGGATCCTCAGGACCCTACTAAAATGATCGCTAACCCCTATAAGACCTGGCGGGATGTGAACCCCCAGCTCCCTGCCACCCAAATTGAAGTATTGGGTCCTCCCCCAACCTCGGGTACCCGCGATGCCTTTGTAGAGCTGGCCATGGAGAGTGGCGCCAAGCAGTTTGACTCCATCAAAGCCCTGAAGAAGGCAGACAAAAAGGCCTACAAAAAGATCTGCCACACCATCCGTGAAGATGGTGCCTATATTGAGGCAGGTGAAAATGACAATCTCATTGTCCAGAAACTCCAGGCAAATCCGGCGGCCGTTGGTATTTTCGGATTTTCCTTCCTTGAGCAAAATGCCGATCTGGTTCAGGGGTCTTTCATCGAAGGGATGGAACCGACCTTCGAGGCCATTGCCGACGGGAGCTACCCCGTCTCTCGGCCACTCTTTTTCTATGTAAAAAAGGCCCATGTGGATGTTATTCCGGGCATGAAGGGCTTTCTTGCTGAGTTTACCAGTGAAAAGGCATGGGGCGATGAGGGTTATCTGGCCGATAAGGGCATGATTCCCATGCCCGAGGCTGAGAGGGCAGAGTATGCCCAAGCTGTGAAAGAACTGAAAACCCTGAAAAAATAA
- the pstA gene encoding phosphate ABC transporter permease PstA, producing the protein MNTLASIQNSAKLQSRYRKDRCFRLAGVSAIAVALCFIAFLFSDIFTHGYKAFEQTKIELEVELRPADFVGENLRLANYPAMVKRSLYALFPEVTDRQDKKSLYRLISPGASFEIQDKVLADPAIIGSRLKFWVPANDDVDMLMKGEIDRSLPQANRRVNDQQLAWIDSLVANNKIEMVFNTTFFTAGDSREPELAGILGAACGSFYTLLITLCLSFPIGVATAIYLEEFAPSNRWTDLIEVNINNLAAVPSIIFGLLGLAVFINIWGIPRSTPLVGGLVLSLMTLPTIIIASRASLKSVPPSIREAALGVGASKMQTITHHVLPLAMPGMLTGTIIGMAQALGETAPLLMIGMIAFIVDIPGGITDPSTVLPVQIYLWADSPERAFSEKTSAAIMILLLFLISMNAAAVFLRKKFETKW; encoded by the coding sequence ATGAATACACTCGCCAGCATACAAAATAGTGCAAAACTACAGAGTCGATATCGCAAGGACCGTTGTTTCCGTCTTGCCGGTGTCTCTGCCATAGCTGTAGCTCTCTGTTTTATTGCCTTTCTCTTCTCTGATATTTTTACCCATGGCTATAAGGCCTTTGAGCAGACAAAAATAGAGCTTGAGGTGGAGTTACGACCAGCAGATTTCGTAGGCGAAAACCTTCGCCTGGCAAATTATCCGGCCATGGTGAAGAGATCTCTTTATGCCCTGTTTCCCGAGGTAACAGATCGACAGGATAAAAAGAGTCTCTATCGCCTGATCAGTCCCGGTGCCTCCTTTGAAATTCAGGATAAGGTACTTGCAGATCCGGCCATAATAGGCAGTCGACTGAAATTTTGGGTTCCTGCAAACGATGATGTGGATATGCTGATGAAGGGAGAAATTGATCGTTCTCTGCCTCAGGCCAATCGCCGGGTGAACGATCAACAGCTGGCTTGGATTGACAGCCTGGTGGCAAATAATAAAATAGAGATGGTTTTCAACACCACCTTTTTCACGGCGGGAGATTCGCGTGAACCGGAGTTGGCAGGAATTTTGGGAGCAGCCTGTGGTTCTTTCTATACTCTCCTCATCACCCTCTGCCTCTCCTTTCCCATTGGGGTGGCCACGGCAATTTATCTCGAAGAGTTTGCCCCGAGCAACAGGTGGACAGATCTGATTGAGGTAAACATCAACAACCTTGCCGCTGTGCCTTCAATTATTTTTGGCCTGCTCGGTCTTGCAGTCTTCATCAACATCTGGGGAATACCCCGCTCTACTCCGCTGGTGGGTGGGCTGGTACTCTCCCTGATGACCCTGCCAACAATCATCATTGCCAGCCGGGCCTCCCTCAAATCAGTGCCCCCCTCCATCCGTGAAGCAGCCCTTGGCGTTGGTGCCTCCAAGATGCAGACCATAACCCACCATGTCCTCCCCCTGGCCATGCCCGGCATGCTGACAGGGACAATCATTGGTATGGCCCAGGCCCTTGGTGAAACGGCACCCCTGCTGATGATTGGCATGATTGCCTTTATTGTCGACATTCCAGGTGGAATCACTGACCCCTCCACGGTCCTGCCCGTACAGATATATCTTTGGGCAGACAGCCCGGAACGGGCCTTTTCCGAAAAAACCTCAGCGGCCATCATGATCCTGCTGCTGTTTTTAATCTCCATGAATGCCGCGGCGGTATTCCTGCGTAAGAAATTCGAAACAAAGTGGTAA
- the pstC gene encoding phosphate ABC transporter permease subunit PstC translates to MLYNYLLPIILVLALAAYLKGSGRAKELWRQDGLRSLHSLPLYHGLFVAFWTAVPALAIWSLWQMAEGHLLTLAVKRGLPQELQSLSGNEFSLVMNDVKNAIRGDIVTSLNNATATGSARLYLATQQGWQSLMAYLSLGLTILGFYLSYRNISLELRARNIVERLSTIFLMLCSAVAIFTTLGIIMSVLIESIAFFREVPVLDFLLGLKWSPQTAMRVDQAGSSGAFGAVPVFAGTILIALIAMAIAIPIGLLSAIFLSEYASEQVRTWVKPLLEILAGIPTVVYGFFAALTVAPMIRDVGSNLGFAVSSESALAAGLVMGIMIIPFVSSLSDDVIHAVPQSLRDGSLALGATSYETIKNVVIPAALPGIVGSVLLAVSRAIGETMIVVMAAGLSANLTYNPLKAVTTVTVQIVTLLTGDQEFDSAKTLAAFALGLFLFIFTLFLNIIALYVVRRYREQYE, encoded by the coding sequence ATGCTTTACAACTATTTACTGCCAATAATTCTTGTTCTTGCCCTGGCAGCTTACCTGAAAGGATCCGGCAGAGCCAAGGAACTGTGGAGACAGGATGGTCTGCGCTCTCTGCACTCCCTGCCACTATATCACGGCCTCTTCGTGGCTTTTTGGACGGCCGTACCGGCACTCGCTATCTGGAGCCTCTGGCAGATGGCCGAGGGACATCTCTTAACCCTTGCTGTAAAGAGGGGTTTGCCCCAAGAGCTACAGAGCCTCTCAGGCAACGAATTCTCCCTGGTAATGAATGACGTTAAAAATGCCATTCGGGGAGATATTGTCACCTCTCTCAACAATGCCACCGCCACAGGAAGTGCACGACTCTATCTCGCCACTCAGCAAGGCTGGCAAAGCCTTATGGCCTATCTCTCACTCGGCCTCACCATCCTGGGCTTTTACCTGAGTTACCGCAATATCAGCCTGGAGTTACGTGCCAGAAATATCGTGGAACGACTCTCTACCATCTTTTTAATGCTCTGCTCTGCTGTAGCCATCTTTACCACTCTTGGTATCATCATGTCGGTGCTGATTGAATCAATTGCCTTCTTCAGAGAGGTCCCCGTTTTAGATTTCCTTCTCGGACTCAAGTGGAGTCCACAGACGGCCATGCGAGTCGACCAGGCAGGATCATCCGGGGCCTTCGGTGCTGTACCGGTTTTTGCCGGTACCATTTTGATTGCCCTCATAGCGATGGCTATTGCCATTCCCATAGGTCTGCTCTCGGCAATTTTTCTCTCCGAATATGCATCGGAACAGGTGCGCACCTGGGTCAAACCTCTTCTGGAGATTTTGGCCGGGATTCCAACCGTTGTCTATGGCTTTTTTGCAGCCCTTACCGTAGCTCCCATGATTCGGGATGTTGGCTCGAATCTCGGTTTTGCGGTCTCCTCTGAAAGTGCTCTGGCAGCGGGTCTTGTCATGGGAATTATGATTATCCCCTTTGTCTCCTCACTCTCAGATGATGTTATCCATGCGGTTCCCCAATCCCTACGTGATGGTTCCCTGGCATTGGGGGCAACCTCCTATGAAACAATAAAAAACGTTGTTATCCCTGCGGCCCTGCCGGGGATCGTCGGCAGTGTGTTACTCGCCGTCTCCAGAGCCATTGGCGAGACAATGATCGTAGTTATGGCGGCGGGACTCTCGGCCAATCTTACCTATAATCCCCTGAAGGCGGTGACCACCGTAACCGTACAGATCGTCACTCTGCTCACGGGAGATCAGGAATTTGACAGTGCCAAGACCCTGGCCGCCTTTGCCCTGGGTCTCTTTCTCTTTATCTTCACCCTGTTTCTTAACATCATTGCCCTCTATGTTGTGCGCAGATACCGGGAGCAATATGAATAA
- the phoU gene encoding phosphate signaling complex protein PhoU — protein MVLQDSFQNELIALNCKMMHMSSLVENRVQRATEVIESHNEEAVNSLIRSDYEIDELEVEIEEDCLKLLALYQPVASDLRFIVAVIKINNEMERIADTAVNIGRCVRKISEQQIEVGQTIDYSTMSRIVIEMLKMSIDALVKRDSAKARQVFFLDDDVDALRDSAYKNIKAEFYQGHDCSSALIDVFLVAGYLERIADRATNIAEEVVYLVEGDIVRIS, from the coding sequence ATGGTTCTACAGGATAGCTTTCAAAATGAATTAATCGCCCTTAACTGCAAGATGATGCACATGAGTAGCCTGGTAGAAAACCGGGTACAAAGGGCAACAGAGGTTATCGAGAGCCACAATGAAGAGGCTGTCAACTCTCTGATTCGCTCTGATTATGAGATAGATGAGCTGGAGGTAGAGATCGAAGAGGATTGTCTCAAGCTGTTAGCACTGTATCAACCCGTGGCCAGCGACCTTCGATTCATTGTAGCTGTTATTAAAATAAACAACGAAATGGAAAGGATAGCCGACACAGCTGTAAATATAGGGCGCTGTGTGAGAAAAATTTCCGAGCAACAGATCGAGGTCGGCCAGACCATTGATTATTCGACCATGTCCAGGATTGTCATTGAAATGTTGAAGATGAGTATTGACGCCCTGGTCAAGCGAGATTCGGCCAAGGCACGACAGGTCTTCTTTTTAGACGACGATGTTGATGCCCTGCGGGACAGCGCATACAAGAATATCAAGGCAGAATTTTATCAAGGCCACGACTGCTCGTCGGCCCTGATAGATGTCTTTTTAGTGGCAGGCTACCTGGAGAGAATTGCTGACCGGGCAACCAATATTGCCGAAGAGGTCGTCTATCTGGTGGAAGGCGACATTGTCAGAATATCCTGA
- a CDS encoding response regulator transcription factor, with product MAKLHILIVEDEADIQQLVSYNLVRAGFNVTCADSGEEALGCLAREAFDCILLDIMLPGISGLEVCQSIRQNEGKLDAGSPIIMMTAKGEEEDIIDGLEKGADDYITKPFSPKVLVARVKAVVRRGQKAEAHSDSGHISIANLVIDQGRYEVTAQGKAIQLTLTEFGILVLLAEKPGWVFTRQQIIDAVRGYDFLVTPRAIDVQIFGLRKKLGAAGQSIETVRGIGYKFKDPQEEDLERGQR from the coding sequence ATGGCAAAACTCCATATTCTTATTGTAGAAGACGAGGCGGATATCCAGCAACTTGTGAGCTATAACCTCGTAAGAGCAGGTTTTAATGTGACGTGTGCAGATTCGGGAGAGGAGGCTCTGGGCTGTCTGGCCCGGGAGGCCTTTGACTGTATACTCCTTGATATCATGCTTCCCGGGATCAGCGGTCTTGAGGTCTGTCAGAGCATACGGCAGAACGAGGGCAAGTTGGACGCAGGGAGCCCCATCATCATGATGACCGCCAAGGGAGAGGAGGAGGATATTATTGACGGCCTGGAAAAGGGTGCCGATGATTACATCACTAAGCCATTCAGCCCCAAGGTGCTTGTGGCCCGGGTAAAGGCGGTGGTTAGACGAGGCCAAAAGGCAGAGGCTCACTCGGACAGCGGTCATATTAGCATTGCCAATCTCGTTATTGATCAGGGACGATATGAGGTTACGGCACAGGGAAAGGCAATCCAGCTCACTCTTACAGAATTTGGTATTCTGGTCCTCCTTGCTGAAAAGCCTGGTTGGGTCTTTACCAGACAGCAGATCATTGATGCGGTACGGGGATATGATTTTTTGGTTACCCCTAGGGCCATTGATGTACAAATTTTCGGTTTAAGAAAAAAACTGGGTGCTGCCGGTCAGTCTATCGAAACTGTGCGCGGCATAGGCTATAAGTTTAAAGATCCCCAGGAAGAGGACCTGGAACGGGGGCAGCGATGA
- a CDS encoding HAMP domain-containing sensor histidine kinase: protein MKAKKIIWQIFPANLLILLVALTAATWYSTASIQAFFLAETENSLESRCRLVGARVVELVEEDNIAELRDFIVQGGRESGVRLTVIAASGRVLADSNEDPDIMNNHRNRPEVATALSGTTGSSLRFSTTLSDALLYVAIPLRLQASPVTTNLILRASLSISSLYQTIARIKRRVALGALAIVILAILTTLFISRNISRPLEELKIWAERFAHGDFSKRKELLQSRNASREVVALAKTMERMAENLHEKIDMISNQRNQLETLFSSMREGIIAIDFEERIVLINDAATRLFDPGGSPSAGKLVQEFTRSLDLLQQIQYVRETGESLKAELTLHGSQTTSYLQTSAVPFHMANDDSSGVLIVLNDVTHLRRLESVRRDFVANVSHELRTPITAIRGYVETLLDGALDQKEDARRFLAIVLRQSSRLSDIINDLLALSRIELDSSTDNIELEEQHICSVVRAALQTCQIDAEQKGIILQLHCPEDIRVPLNPHLIEQALVNLIVNAVRYSPEKSEIRVEVLACEEGQEVSISVADDGCGIGAEHLPRVFERFYRSDKARSRELGGTGLGLAIVKHIVQAHNGRVAVNSEEGVGTEFSFFLPIKGE from the coding sequence ATGAAAGCTAAGAAAATAATCTGGCAAATTTTCCCGGCAAACCTGCTCATCCTCCTTGTCGCTCTGACAGCAGCAACATGGTATAGCACTGCAAGTATTCAAGCATTCTTTCTGGCTGAAACTGAAAACAGCCTTGAGTCAAGGTGTCGTTTGGTGGGTGCCCGGGTAGTTGAACTTGTCGAAGAAGATAATATAGCTGAACTCAGGGATTTTATCGTTCAGGGTGGAAGGGAATCGGGCGTACGCCTTACTGTTATAGCTGCTTCGGGTAGGGTGCTTGCCGACTCCAACGAAGATCCGGATATCATGAACAATCATCGGAATCGCCCCGAAGTTGCTACGGCATTGTCAGGGACAACAGGCAGCTCCCTTCGCTTTAGCACGACCCTGAGTGATGCCCTTCTCTATGTGGCCATCCCCCTTCGTTTGCAGGCATCTCCCGTCACAACGAATCTGATCCTGCGAGCCTCTCTATCGATTTCTTCTCTTTATCAGACAATAGCCAGAATTAAACGACGAGTAGCCCTGGGGGCACTGGCCATTGTTATTTTGGCTATCCTCACCACCCTCTTTATATCGCGAAATATCAGCCGTCCCCTTGAGGAGCTGAAAATATGGGCGGAACGATTTGCTCATGGTGATTTTTCTAAGAGAAAAGAGCTACTTCAGAGCAGGAATGCATCGAGGGAGGTCGTCGCCCTGGCAAAAACCATGGAGAGGATGGCTGAAAATCTGCATGAAAAAATAGATATGATCAGCAATCAACGAAATCAGCTTGAAACTCTTTTTTCAAGTATGCGGGAGGGGATTATTGCCATCGACTTCGAGGAACGAATTGTCCTGATAAACGATGCCGCTACCAGACTATTTGATCCCGGTGGCTCGCCGTCTGCAGGGAAGCTGGTGCAGGAATTTACCCGCAGCCTTGACCTCCTTCAGCAGATTCAGTATGTGCGGGAAACGGGTGAATCGCTGAAGGCTGAGCTTACCCTGCATGGAAGCCAGACAACCTCTTACCTGCAGACAAGTGCTGTTCCTTTCCATATGGCAAACGATGACAGCAGTGGAGTGCTCATTGTCTTAAATGATGTTACCCATCTGCGACGACTTGAAAGCGTTAGGCGGGACTTTGTTGCCAATGTCTCCCACGAACTGCGCACCCCCATTACTGCAATACGTGGTTATGTGGAAACCCTCCTTGACGGAGCCCTGGATCAGAAAGAGGATGCCAGGCGATTTCTCGCCATCGTCCTCCGGCAATCGTCACGGCTCAGTGATATCATCAATGATCTACTTGCCCTGTCACGGATCGAACTTGATTCCAGTACCGATAATATTGAACTCGAAGAGCAACATATCTGTAGTGTTGTTCGTGCTGCTCTGCAAACCTGTCAGATAGATGCCGAGCAAAAGGGGATTATTCTTCAGTTGCACTGTCCGGAGGATATAAGGGTCCCGCTTAATCCTCATCTCATTGAGCAGGCTTTGGTGAATCTTATTGTTAATGCTGTGCGCTATAGTCCGGAAAAAAGTGAGATTAGGGTGGAAGTTCTTGCCTGCGAGGAAGGGCAGGAGGTATCTATCAGCGTTGCAGATGATGGTTGTGGTATAGGGGCAGAGCATCTACCAAGGGTTTTTGAAAGATTCTATCGTAGTGATAAGGCACGGAGCAGGGAGTTGGGTGGAACGGGACTCGGACTTGCCATTGTTAAACATATTGTTCAGGCCCATAATGGTAGGGTCGCAGTTAATAGTGAGGAAGGGGTTGGGACAGAGTTCTCTTTTTTCCTGCCAATAAAGGGAGAGTAG
- a CDS encoding PhnA domain-containing protein produces the protein MSVQEELYARSESKCELCNAIENLVVFAVPPESAANADKSVLICSHCAEQIEKLDDVHHWRCLNDTMWSQIPAVQVMVWRILNKIKAEGWPQDLLDMLYLEEETLAWAQLGQEEEAEESSVVHVDSNGTPLADGDSVTLIKDLNVKGGGFTAKRGTTVRNISLVADNAAHIEGRVEGQRLVLLTQFVKKAA, from the coding sequence ATGAGTGTTCAGGAAGAGTTGTATGCACGTAGTGAGAGTAAATGTGAGTTATGTAATGCAATTGAAAATCTTGTGGTTTTTGCTGTTCCACCAGAATCTGCAGCAAATGCAGACAAATCTGTTTTAATCTGCTCCCATTGTGCAGAACAAATCGAAAAATTAGACGATGTACACCATTGGCGTTGTCTCAATGATACCATGTGGAGCCAGATACCAGCAGTTCAGGTGATGGTTTGGCGTATCTTGAATAAAATAAAGGCCGAAGGTTGGCCGCAGGATCTTCTTGATATGCTCTATCTTGAAGAAGAAACCCTGGCCTGGGCCCAATTAGGACAAGAAGAAGAGGCCGAGGAGAGTTCCGTAGTCCACGTTGATAGCAATGGAACCCCACTTGCCGATGGCGATTCTGTAACTCTTATCAAAGATCTCAATGTTAAGGGTGGTGGATTCACGGCAAAACGCGGAACCACTGTCCGCAATATCAGCCTGGTTGCCGACAATGCCGCACACATTGAAGGCCGGGTAGAAGGACAGCGTCTTGTTCTCCTTACTCAGTTTGTAAAAAAAGCAGCTTAA
- a CDS encoding ParB N-terminal domain-containing protein, with amino-acid sequence MKLKIEEIIVDPAARIRQGTGDLAPLKNSIAKVGLLHPIVVDENHRLISGFRRYTACQELKLEEIEVAVINCADNKHLLLDIELAENLGRENFSEEELQIATRRREDIILELRGNWWQRFSSWLKSCFLSSPTKK; translated from the coding sequence ATGAAGCTAAAAATTGAAGAGATAATTGTGGATCCTGCAGCAAGAATCAGGCAAGGTACCGGCGATCTGGCTCCGCTGAAAAATTCTATTGCCAAGGTAGGTCTTCTCCACCCCATTGTTGTTGATGAAAACCACCGTCTTATCTCAGGTTTCAGGCGTTATACAGCCTGTCAGGAGTTAAAGCTTGAAGAGATTGAGGTAGCTGTTATAAACTGTGCAGACAATAAACATCTACTTCTGGATATTGAACTGGCCGAAAATCTTGGCCGAGAAAATTTCAGCGAAGAGGAACTGCAAATAGCCACCCGCCGTCGAGAGGATATCATCCTGGAGCTCAGAGGTAACTGGTGGCAACGATTCTCTTCTTGGCTAAAGAGTTGCTTTCTTTCGTCCCCGACAAAGAAATAG